A DNA window from Halorubrum sp. DM2 contains the following coding sequences:
- a CDS encoding helix-turn-helix domain-containing protein, translating into MFRRSRSRRYFHAGTERTRMAQARLRVDIPEGPWVGDVSREFPDVRFQVLTATPDDGAGFALVRITDDDTDPILDAIADHNTITHSSVMAEDDGMVTVQVEALVPLLQTVAKRAGVPIEMPVEIRDGVARVDVTGDHERVAEFGDALRDVGADFEVEYVQQRVNPGGSLTERQREVLFEAVDRGYYDVPRETTLTEVADHVGIAKSTCSEVLQRVERTIVREFVDDLPRRPVDFDSPDDDGIERIQ; encoded by the coding sequence ATGTTCCGACGGTCGCGGAGCCGAAGGTACTTTCACGCCGGCACCGAACGCACGCGCATGGCACAGGCACGCCTCCGCGTGGACATCCCGGAGGGCCCGTGGGTCGGCGACGTCTCGCGGGAGTTCCCGGACGTGCGGTTTCAGGTGTTGACGGCGACGCCCGACGACGGCGCGGGGTTCGCGCTGGTCCGGATCACCGACGACGACACGGACCCGATCCTCGACGCGATCGCGGACCACAACACGATCACGCACTCCTCGGTGATGGCCGAAGACGACGGGATGGTCACCGTTCAGGTCGAGGCGCTCGTCCCGCTGCTCCAGACCGTCGCCAAGCGGGCGGGGGTTCCCATCGAGATGCCGGTCGAGATCCGCGACGGCGTCGCCCGCGTCGACGTCACGGGCGACCACGAGCGCGTCGCGGAGTTCGGCGACGCGCTCCGCGACGTGGGGGCCGACTTCGAGGTCGAGTACGTCCAACAGCGCGTGAACCCCGGCGGATCGCTCACGGAACGCCAGCGCGAGGTCCTCTTCGAGGCGGTCGACCGCGGCTACTACGACGTGCCCCGGGAGACCACGCTCACCGAGGTGGCTGACCACGTCGGTATCGCCAAATCGACCTGTAGCGAGGTGCTCCAGCGCGTCGAGCGCACCATCGTCCGGGAGTTCGTCGACGACCTCCCGCGCCGCCCCGTCGACTTCGACTCGCCGGACGACGACGGGATCGAGCGGATTCAGTAG
- a CDS encoding DUF2249 domain-containing protein, whose protein sequence is MASETGDPAAIERAVAERTDAPAGGETVPLDVRELGPPKPLRETLERVETLGDDDVLVQYNDRAPQFLFPRLDDRGFAYAAVETDATDAVVTAIWPADGEGGVSAGEEAASDGPGATDPSPGSAPNP, encoded by the coding sequence ATGGCATCCGAGACCGGCGATCCGGCGGCGATCGAACGGGCGGTGGCCGAGCGGACGGACGCTCCCGCGGGCGGGGAGACGGTCCCCCTCGACGTCCGCGAGCTGGGGCCGCCGAAACCGCTCCGCGAGACGCTCGAACGCGTCGAGACCCTCGGCGACGACGACGTGTTGGTCCAGTACAACGACCGGGCCCCGCAGTTCCTCTTCCCGCGGCTTGACGACCGCGGGTTTGCGTACGCCGCGGTCGAGACCGACGCGACCGACGCGGTCGTCACGGCGATCTGGCCGGCGGACGGCGAGGGCGGCGTCTCGGCGGGCGAGGAGGCGGCGTCGGACGGCCCCGGCGCGACCGATCCGTCTCCGGGCAGCGCGCCGAACCCGTAA
- a CDS encoding S26 family signal peptidase, translating to MSSPRPDRTGAIAPAVAILLIALLFGALVGTWPPFVAVESGSMAPGVERGDLVVVTATDRPPWGDLATAADPDAPTRLGGAGDVVVYTVPGAGGRPVFHRLAFRVSAGEDWTDRADPALLSGDCVELSTCPAPYDGYVTYGDANDLYDQSAGIAPVVPEEWIAGKALFAVPNLGWIRVGIDAAAARYGGVATAVVLVGSAGLAGGVGALLLGRLRRSTRR from the coding sequence GTGAGCAGCCCCCGCCCCGATCGCACCGGTGCGATCGCGCCTGCGGTCGCGATCCTCCTGATCGCGCTCCTGTTCGGCGCGCTCGTCGGGACGTGGCCCCCGTTCGTCGCGGTCGAGAGCGGCAGCATGGCCCCCGGCGTCGAGCGCGGCGACCTCGTCGTCGTCACCGCGACCGACCGGCCGCCGTGGGGCGACCTCGCGACGGCGGCCGACCCCGACGCGCCGACGCGGCTCGGCGGAGCCGGCGACGTGGTCGTGTACACCGTTCCGGGTGCCGGGGGCAGACCGGTGTTCCACCGGTTGGCGTTCCGCGTCTCCGCCGGCGAGGACTGGACGGACCGGGCCGACCCGGCGCTCCTCTCCGGCGACTGCGTCGAGCTCTCGACCTGTCCGGCCCCCTACGACGGGTACGTCACCTACGGCGACGCGAACGACCTGTACGACCAGAGTGCGGGTATCGCCCCGGTCGTCCCCGAGGAGTGGATCGCCGGGAAGGCGCTGTTCGCGGTGCCGAATCTCGGCTGGATCCGGGTCGGCATCGACGCGGCGGCCGCGCGGTACGGCGGGGTCGCGACCGCGGTCGTCCTCGTCGGCTCCGCGGGGCTCGCCGGCGGAGTCGGCGCGCTGCTCTTGGGCCGTCTCCGGCGGAGTACACGACGGTGA
- a CDS encoding glycine cleavage system aminomethyltransferase GcvT, which translates to MTDRLPPLHGAHDARGAKFTDFGGWQMPVEFDSIQTEHAAVRESVGVFDVSHMGEIEVAGPDATALMNRLTTNDVSALDPGDSQYAAITNEDGVMLDDTVVYRLPDGTAAGEAAASLADLDADPDGDATGGHLDAPSGDPAYLFVPNAGHDEGTHDRWVDHRDEWGLDATVANVTDDWAMLAVQGPDAADALDEATPRDRVVGLSKFEATTAAVADVESWVARTGYTGEDGFEVMCPAGSVEAVWDAFVDGPDPAQPCGLGARDTLRTEMGYLLSGQDFDPEEEPRTPYEARIGFVVKLDTEFVGRDALEVQKEEGVDEKFVGVRLLERGVPRGGYAVTDGDLTRVGKLTSGTMSPTLDEPIGLGYLHESYADAGTEVSVVVRGDEKRAEVVIPPFLDR; encoded by the coding sequence ATGACCGATCGCCTCCCTCCGCTCCACGGGGCCCACGACGCGCGCGGCGCGAAGTTCACCGACTTCGGCGGCTGGCAGATGCCGGTCGAGTTCGACTCCATCCAGACGGAACACGCCGCGGTCCGCGAGTCGGTCGGCGTCTTCGACGTCTCGCACATGGGCGAGATCGAGGTCGCCGGCCCGGACGCGACAGCACTGATGAACCGGCTCACGACCAACGACGTGAGCGCGCTCGACCCCGGCGACTCCCAGTACGCCGCGATCACGAACGAGGACGGCGTCATGCTCGACGACACCGTCGTCTACCGGCTTCCAGACGGAACCGCTGCCGGGGAGGCGGCCGCGTCGCTCGCGGACCTCGACGCGGACCCCGACGGCGACGCGACCGGAGGCCACCTCGACGCGCCGAGCGGCGACCCCGCGTACCTGTTCGTGCCGAACGCGGGCCACGACGAAGGGACCCACGACCGATGGGTCGACCACCGCGACGAGTGGGGCCTCGACGCGACCGTCGCGAACGTCACCGACGACTGGGCGATGCTCGCGGTTCAGGGCCCGGACGCGGCCGACGCGCTCGACGAGGCGACCCCCCGCGACCGCGTCGTCGGGCTGTCGAAGTTCGAGGCGACGACGGCGGCGGTCGCGGACGTGGAGAGCTGGGTCGCGCGCACCGGCTACACCGGCGAGGACGGCTTCGAGGTGATGTGTCCGGCCGGCTCCGTCGAGGCCGTGTGGGACGCGTTCGTCGACGGTCCCGACCCGGCGCAGCCGTGCGGCCTCGGCGCGCGCGACACGCTCCGCACCGAGATGGGCTATCTCCTCTCCGGGCAGGACTTCGACCCGGAGGAGGAGCCCCGCACCCCCTACGAGGCGCGGATCGGCTTCGTCGTCAAACTCGACACGGAGTTCGTCGGCCGCGACGCGCTGGAGGTCCAGAAGGAGGAGGGCGTCGACGAGAAGTTCGTCGGCGTCCGCCTCCTCGAACGCGGCGTGCCCCGCGGCGGCTACGCCGTCACCGACGGCGACCTCACGCGCGTCGGGAAGCTGACCTCCGGGACGATGAGTCCGACCCTCGACGAGCCGATCGGTCTCGGCTACCTCCACGAGTCGTACGCCGACGCCGGCACTGAGGTGAGCGTCGTCGTGCGCGGCGACGAGAAGCGCGCCGAGGTCGTGATCCCACCGTTCCTCGACCGGTAG
- the moaC gene encoding cyclic pyranopterin monophosphate synthase MoaC has protein sequence MSEDPETDAEPNGSARATADGDELTHTTADGDVQMVDVGDKPDSSRRAVARGEIRLTPETIAAVEADAVEKGDVLATARIGAVQAVKHTWETIPMCHQIPITNVDTDFSVGDDRIELTVAVETTGKTGCEMEALEGVTTGLNTVWDMVKAAEKDADGGYPDTGIAGVEVVEKRKETVGE, from the coding sequence ATGAGTGAGGACCCCGAGACCGACGCCGAACCGAACGGCTCGGCCCGTGCGACCGCCGACGGCGACGAACTGACGCACACGACCGCCGACGGCGACGTCCAGATGGTCGACGTCGGCGACAAGCCCGACAGCAGCCGTCGCGCGGTCGCGCGCGGCGAGATACGACTGACGCCGGAGACGATCGCCGCGGTCGAGGCGGACGCGGTCGAGAAGGGCGACGTGCTCGCCACCGCGCGGATCGGGGCGGTTCAGGCCGTGAAACACACGTGGGAGACGATCCCGATGTGTCACCAGATCCCGATCACGAACGTCGACACCGACTTCTCGGTCGGCGACGACCGGATCGAGCTGACGGTCGCGGTCGAGACCACCGGGAAGACGGGCTGTGAAATGGAGGCGCTGGAGGGAGTGACGACAGGACTCAACACGGTCTGGGACATGGTGAAGGCGGCCGAGAAGGACGCGGACGGCGGGTACCCCGACACCGGAATTGCGGGCGTCGAGGTCGTCGAGAAGCGGAAGGAGACGGTCGGCGAGTAG
- a CDS encoding NAD(P)H-hydrate dehydratase encodes MITTDRMAAVDANAAALGVPRKQLMESSGNAVAREVRAVADPGATVALVCGRGNNGGDALVAARFLDAYDVTVHLLGRPETIRTDIARENWDALRNAEVPTEAATDSMALDLGGAGDDADVIVDAMLGSGVSGALREPERTAAEAINASDATVVAVDVPSGIDADTGDPTGGPGSVAVNADRVVTFHDEKPGLGALDAAVTVADIGIPAAAERYTGPGDLLGLGRDPDSHKGENGEVLVVGGGPYAGAPTLSALAALRAGADLVRVACPESVASEVQGFSPDLIVRALPGDRVGPSHAERIASLAVGSDVVVLGPGLGDDDGTEAFVREFLTGYGGRAVVDADALRVVPEVDTDADLICTPHQGELVDMGGETATDPDERAELVREFAADLGHALLVKGAVDVISDGDDVRLNRTGNPGMTVGGTGDALAGTVGALAAVTDPFRAAAVGAYVVGRAGDAAADANGTGLVATDLPDRLPEAMRNE; translated from the coding sequence ATGATCACGACCGACCGCATGGCGGCCGTCGACGCCAACGCGGCCGCGCTCGGCGTGCCGCGGAAACAGCTGATGGAGTCGTCCGGCAACGCGGTCGCCCGCGAGGTGCGGGCCGTCGCGGACCCGGGCGCGACGGTCGCGCTGGTCTGCGGCCGCGGGAACAACGGCGGCGACGCCCTCGTCGCGGCGCGGTTCCTCGACGCGTACGACGTGACGGTCCACCTGCTCGGTCGCCCCGAGACGATCCGGACCGATATCGCGCGAGAGAACTGGGACGCGCTCCGAAACGCGGAGGTCCCGACGGAGGCGGCGACGGACTCGATGGCGCTCGACCTCGGTGGCGCAGGCGACGACGCCGACGTGATCGTCGACGCGATGCTCGGGTCGGGCGTCTCGGGCGCGCTCCGCGAGCCGGAACGCACGGCGGCCGAGGCGATCAACGCGAGCGACGCGACGGTGGTCGCGGTCGACGTTCCCTCCGGGATCGACGCCGACACCGGCGACCCGACCGGTGGCCCGGGTTCGGTCGCCGTGAACGCCGACCGCGTGGTGACGTTCCACGACGAGAAGCCCGGCCTCGGCGCGCTCGACGCCGCGGTCACCGTCGCCGATATCGGGATCCCGGCCGCGGCGGAGCGGTACACCGGGCCGGGCGACCTCCTCGGACTCGGCCGCGACCCGGACTCGCACAAGGGCGAGAACGGCGAGGTCCTCGTGGTCGGCGGCGGACCGTACGCGGGCGCGCCCACCCTCTCGGCGCTCGCGGCGCTCCGGGCGGGCGCGGACCTCGTCCGCGTGGCCTGTCCCGAGTCGGTCGCGAGCGAGGTTCAGGGGTTCTCGCCGGACCTCATCGTCCGCGCGCTCCCCGGCGACCGCGTCGGTCCGTCGCACGCGGAGCGGATCGCGTCGCTCGCGGTCGGCAGCGACGTCGTCGTCCTCGGCCCGGGACTCGGAGACGACGACGGGACCGAGGCGTTCGTCCGCGAGTTCCTGACGGGGTACGGGGGCCGCGCGGTCGTCGACGCCGACGCGCTCCGCGTCGTCCCCGAGGTCGACACCGACGCCGACCTGATCTGTACGCCGCACCAAGGCGAACTCGTCGACATGGGCGGCGAGACGGCGACGGACCCCGACGAGCGCGCCGAACTGGTCCGCGAGTTCGCGGCCGACCTCGGCCACGCGCTGCTCGTGAAGGGCGCGGTCGACGTGATCTCCGACGGGGACGACGTCCGGCTGAACCGCACCGGGAACCCGGGGATGACGGTCGGCGGGACCGGCGACGCGCTGGCGGGAACGGTCGGCGCGCTGGCGGCCGTGACCGACCCGTTCCGAGCGGCCGCGGTGGGCGCGTACGTCGTCGGGCGCGCCGGCGACGCGGCCGCGGACGCGAACGGGACCGGACTGGTGGCGACGGACTTACCCGACCGGCTGCCGGAGGCGATGCGTAATGAGTGA
- a CDS encoding glycosyltransferase, giving the protein MNIGFFTDSYFPGIDGVTYTIQAWRDRLEARGHDVYVVYPASSHDPDDHEIPVRSLPNPFYRQYRFPLYRRLSTLPDLDVVHCHGPASTGLMGLRYAKRYGATSVYTHHTPVEDYFVQGLRSERLAALAGKAYVAYENRFLNAFDCVTASTSRIRRDVEPYKLPVGIEMDRFRPNEDGRVAALATDGGPTAADAPVVGYSGRMTHKKNVDEILRLAERLPELRFELVGEGPVRAELEADAPANVRFHDFLPREDLSDFYGALDVFVTASTCDTLGLSTLEANACGTPVAAADVAPFDETIGPENGVRFALRDLDDMERAVRDCLDGDRDTRAAVERFSISETIDELESIYGVTA; this is encoded by the coding sequence ATGAACATCGGCTTCTTCACCGACAGCTACTTCCCCGGGATCGACGGCGTCACCTACACCATTCAGGCGTGGCGCGACCGTCTCGAAGCGCGGGGTCACGACGTGTACGTCGTCTACCCCGCGAGCAGCCACGATCCGGACGACCACGAGATACCCGTCCGGTCGCTGCCGAACCCCTTCTACAGGCAGTACCGCTTCCCGCTGTACCGCCGCCTGTCGACGCTTCCCGACCTCGACGTCGTCCACTGTCACGGCCCCGCGTCGACCGGACTGATGGGGCTCCGCTACGCGAAGCGGTACGGCGCGACCTCGGTGTACACCCACCACACCCCCGTCGAAGACTACTTCGTTCAGGGGCTCAGATCCGAGCGGCTCGCCGCCCTCGCGGGGAAGGCGTACGTCGCCTACGAGAACCGCTTTTTGAACGCGTTCGACTGCGTCACGGCCTCGACCTCGCGGATCCGCCGCGACGTGGAGCCGTACAAGCTCCCGGTCGGTATCGAGATGGACCGCTTCCGCCCCAACGAGGACGGCCGAGTCGCGGCGCTCGCCACCGACGGCGGGCCGACCGCGGCCGACGCGCCGGTAGTCGGGTACAGCGGCCGGATGACCCACAAGAAGAACGTCGACGAGATCCTCCGGCTCGCGGAGCGACTGCCCGAGCTGCGGTTCGAGCTGGTCGGCGAGGGGCCGGTCCGCGCCGAACTGGAGGCGGACGCGCCCGCGAACGTCCGGTTCCACGACTTCCTGCCGCGCGAAGACCTCTCCGACTTCTACGGCGCGCTCGACGTGTTCGTCACCGCCTCGACCTGCGACACGCTGGGGCTTTCGACGCTGGAGGCGAACGCCTGCGGCACCCCCGTCGCCGCCGCGGACGTGGCCCCGTTCGACGAGACGATCGGTCCCGAGAACGGCGTGCGGTTCGCGCTGCGGGACCTCGATGACATGGAGCGGGCGGTCCGCGACTGCCTCGACGGCGACCGAGACACCCGGGCCGCGGTCGAGCGGTTCTCCATTTCCGAGACGATAGACGAACTCGAGTCCATCTACGGGGTGACCGCGTAG
- a CDS encoding DUF2070 family protein yields MGADNVDAFQRLVFSVPRLRVQAAALVVLSGVYSLVTFASVWLFTPFEPGPSQIVPGAALIFLLPFLVAAELFPRVLDGYPRSWSYFLALTNQFVLFVYALVLSGANDVGNAWSIIWLSFITLYLINILVLVVSTGIDRSDRILLVSLAQPAALIAAFYALGGSEFGFSTYRHVFAFASLGIAAGFLVLVLVVVDYLIRSNTNVSAFALTSGLLRNDRESLDLGVEARPFVETLAVDNGDRLTLAAPWVHPGPLGGFGGGQLSGNLIDALNGNRDGRGDSVDAGERPHDGDADRVGADPSAESAGFFLHVPCTHKEDLSDPADAERILDAVAEPERTDRASRLVTESYGEREGYADIRFHGRRIGDKEVIVLHGEGIDDYDTGVFMRDVDHGEVLLIDQHRHDIQNGPDVEIQYGSDRADRLKRGFDDFRDRLAEAPLDDYAAGFALADSDQHALAFVEEVDGEETLWIGVDTNGLTPDVRATADEYRESFDAVIPFSTDTHASIHELANARESDTEAIERAVDRAAADVAPATVGLASRRTEPVKLLKNDYNGLVFSVNILIRLTIIALVALYALLVLWLFF; encoded by the coding sequence ATGGGCGCGGACAACGTCGATGCCTTCCAGCGGCTCGTGTTCTCCGTGCCCCGGCTTCGGGTTCAGGCGGCGGCGCTCGTCGTCCTCAGCGGGGTATACAGCCTCGTCACGTTCGCGTCGGTCTGGCTCTTCACGCCGTTCGAGCCGGGCCCCTCTCAGATCGTTCCCGGGGCGGCGCTCATCTTCCTGCTCCCCTTCCTCGTCGCCGCCGAACTGTTCCCGCGCGTCCTCGACGGCTACCCGCGGTCGTGGAGCTACTTCCTCGCGCTCACCAACCAGTTCGTGCTGTTCGTGTACGCGCTGGTGCTCTCCGGCGCGAACGACGTCGGGAACGCGTGGAGCATCATCTGGCTGAGCTTCATCACGCTGTATCTGATCAACATCCTGGTGCTCGTCGTCTCTACGGGCATCGACCGCTCCGACCGGATCCTCCTCGTGTCGCTCGCACAGCCGGCCGCGCTCATCGCCGCCTTCTACGCGCTGGGCGGCAGCGAGTTCGGCTTCTCGACGTACCGACACGTGTTCGCGTTCGCCTCGCTGGGCATCGCGGCGGGCTTCCTCGTCTTGGTCCTCGTCGTCGTCGACTACCTCATCCGGAGCAACACGAACGTCTCCGCGTTCGCGCTCACCTCCGGGCTCCTTCGGAACGACCGGGAGTCGCTCGACCTGGGCGTCGAGGCCCGCCCGTTCGTGGAGACGCTCGCGGTCGACAACGGCGACCGCCTCACCCTCGCCGCGCCGTGGGTCCACCCCGGTCCACTCGGCGGGTTCGGCGGCGGCCAACTGAGCGGGAACCTGATCGACGCGCTCAACGGAAACCGTGACGGGCGAGGCGACAGCGTGGACGCCGGCGAGCGTCCTCACGACGGAGACGCCGACCGAGTGGGTGCGGACCCGTCGGCGGAGTCGGCCGGCTTCTTCCTCCATGTCCCGTGTACGCACAAAGAGGACCTCTCGGACCCGGCGGACGCGGAGCGGATCCTCGACGCGGTCGCGGAGCCGGAGCGGACCGACCGAGCGTCGCGGCTCGTGACCGAGTCGTACGGCGAGCGGGAGGGGTACGCGGACATCCGGTTTCACGGGCGTCGGATCGGCGACAAGGAGGTGATCGTCCTCCACGGGGAGGGGATCGACGACTACGACACCGGGGTGTTCATGCGGGATGTCGACCACGGCGAGGTGCTGTTGATCGACCAGCACAGACACGACATCCAGAACGGCCCCGACGTGGAGATCCAGTACGGCTCGGACCGGGCGGACCGGCTGAAGCGCGGGTTCGACGACTTCCGCGACCGGCTCGCCGAGGCCCCCCTCGACGACTACGCCGCCGGCTTCGCGCTGGCGGACTCGGACCAGCACGCGCTGGCGTTCGTCGAGGAAGTGGACGGAGAGGAGACCCTGTGGATCGGCGTCGACACGAACGGGCTCACGCCGGACGTGCGCGCGACCGCCGACGAGTACCGCGAGTCCTTCGACGCCGTGATCCCCTTCTCGACGGACACGCACGCCTCGATCCACGAGCTGGCGAACGCCCGCGAGTCCGACACGGAGGCCATCGAGCGCGCGGTCGACCGCGCCGCCGCCGACGTCGCGCCCGCGACCGTCGGGCTGGCGAGTCGTCGCACGGAGCCGGTGAAGCTCCTCAAAAACGACTACAACGGGCTCGTGTTCAGCGTCAACATCCTCATCCGGCTGACGATAATCGCGCTGGTGGCGCTGTACGCGCTGCTCGTGTTGTGGCTGTTCTTCTGA
- a CDS encoding DUF1059 domain-containing protein — translation MMRLECPVDGCSATIESETEQEVMAQAEEHANDSHPELELDDETVENIRSSIIEV, via the coding sequence ATGATGAGACTTGAATGCCCCGTGGACGGGTGTAGCGCGACGATTGAGTCCGAGACTGAACAGGAGGTTATGGCCCAAGCCGAAGAACACGCAAACGATTCACACCCCGAACTCGAACTGGACGACGAAACCGTCGAAAATATCAGATCGAGTATCATAGAGGTCTAA
- a CDS encoding lysylphosphatidylglycerol synthase transmembrane domain-containing protein, with product MEGPQRRALILGTAGAVVLLALLFVVVGVDRVVDALAAADPVLVAATAALGLCWLAAWSLMLRAVLGALDVGMSVGTAFLVYSGAAFANNVTPFGQAGGEPVAAALISKVGEARYETGLVGIASVDVLNVVPSVSLVFLGVGSYAATTAVGDRVVVAVASAVALVTAIVTAIAVVWRYRVAVVDRVPGAIGPLLGRFDRFDAETIEAGLADRLGNFFADIERVATDRRRLVGIVALSLVGWLFQAAALTVAFAAVGHPISPLIPVFVVPLSYVAGATPLPGGLGGIEAALVGLLVPTTGVAASAITAAVLVFRGAVYWLPMVIGGASASALGVKAFE from the coding sequence ATGGAAGGCCCACAACGGCGCGCGCTGATCCTCGGGACGGCCGGCGCGGTCGTCCTCCTCGCGCTGCTCTTCGTCGTCGTCGGGGTCGACCGCGTCGTCGACGCGCTCGCGGCGGCGGACCCCGTCCTCGTCGCCGCGACCGCCGCGCTCGGTCTCTGTTGGCTCGCCGCGTGGAGCCTCATGCTGCGCGCCGTGCTGGGCGCGCTCGACGTCGGAATGTCGGTCGGGACCGCGTTCCTCGTGTACAGCGGTGCCGCCTTCGCGAACAACGTCACGCCGTTCGGGCAGGCGGGCGGGGAGCCGGTCGCGGCCGCGCTCATCTCGAAGGTCGGGGAGGCGCGCTACGAGACCGGACTCGTCGGGATCGCGAGCGTCGACGTGCTCAACGTCGTCCCCTCGGTGTCGCTCGTCTTCCTTGGCGTGGGGTCGTACGCGGCCACCACGGCGGTCGGCGACCGGGTCGTCGTCGCCGTCGCGAGCGCCGTCGCGCTGGTCACCGCGATCGTCACGGCGATCGCCGTCGTCTGGCGCTACCGCGTCGCGGTCGTCGACCGCGTCCCCGGCGCGATCGGGCCGCTCCTCGGCCGCTTCGACCGGTTCGACGCCGAGACGATCGAGGCCGGACTCGCCGACCGACTGGGGAACTTCTTCGCCGACATCGAGCGCGTCGCCACCGACCGCCGGCGACTCGTCGGGATCGTCGCGCTCTCGCTCGTCGGCTGGCTGTTTCAGGCGGCCGCGCTCACGGTCGCGTTCGCCGCGGTCGGCCACCCGATCTCGCCGCTGATCCCCGTCTTCGTCGTCCCGCTGTCGTACGTGGCGGGCGCGACGCCGCTCCCCGGCGGCCTCGGCGGCATCGAGGCCGCGCTCGTCGGCCTGCTCGTCCCCACGACCGGCGTGGCCGCCTCGGCGATCACCGCCGCGGTCTTGGTCTTCCGCGGCGCGGTCTACTGGCTGCCGATGGTCATCGGCGGCGCGTCGGCGTCGGCACTGGGCGTCAAAGCGTTCGAGTAG
- a CDS encoding glycosyltransferase family 4 protein, which yields MKVSHYFEFEEHVTGGIAASVDHQRKMLDRVGIEYTTEPTLDADVLHCNVMGPRSVWHARRARKAGVPVVAHTHVTAEDFGDSFRFTNALARPLKPYLRRAYGLADLLVCPSEYNRDLIREYADVPTTVISNGVDTEKLAGFESLEAEYRERYDLSPPTVFLVGHVIKRKGLETFVETAHRMPDIDFVWFGPIDRSLKGRDTTRLIDEAPSNCTFTGFVDDIRGAYAAGDVFCFPTHEENEGIALLEAMAAGKPVVVRDIETFSWLEDGKECLKVGGSASDDGSGRDGAATGARDDRARGDDVEGFVEAIDELRDADRRAELGANAAERSESFSLSAIAERYQSLYADLA from the coding sequence ATGAAGGTCAGCCACTACTTCGAGTTCGAAGAACACGTCACCGGCGGCATCGCCGCCTCCGTCGACCACCAGCGGAAGATGCTCGACCGGGTGGGGATCGAGTACACCACGGAGCCGACGCTCGACGCCGACGTCCTCCACTGTAACGTGATGGGGCCGCGCTCGGTCTGGCACGCGCGCCGCGCCCGGAAGGCGGGCGTCCCGGTCGTCGCCCACACCCACGTCACCGCCGAGGACTTCGGGGACAGCTTCCGGTTCACCAACGCGCTCGCGCGGCCGCTCAAGCCGTACCTCCGGCGCGCGTACGGGCTCGCCGACCTGCTCGTCTGCCCCTCCGAGTACAACCGCGACCTAATCCGCGAGTACGCGGACGTGCCGACGACGGTGATATCGAACGGCGTCGACACCGAGAAGCTGGCGGGATTCGAGTCGCTCGAAGCCGAGTACCGCGAGCGCTACGACCTGTCCCCGCCGACGGTGTTCCTCGTCGGCCACGTGATCAAACGGAAGGGGTTGGAGACATTCGTCGAGACCGCCCACCGGATGCCCGACATCGACTTCGTCTGGTTCGGCCCGATAGACCGGTCGCTGAAGGGCAGAGACACCACGCGGCTCATCGACGAGGCCCCGTCGAACTGTACGTTCACCGGCTTCGTCGACGACATCCGTGGCGCGTACGCCGCGGGCGACGTGTTCTGTTTCCCCACCCACGAGGAGAACGAGGGCATCGCGCTGCTGGAGGCGATGGCGGCCGGAAAGCCGGTCGTCGTCCGCGACATCGAGACGTTCTCGTGGCTGGAAGACGGCAAAGAGTGCCTGAAGGTGGGCGGGAGCGCGAGCGACGACGGTAGCGGGCGCGACGGCGCTGCGACGGGAGCCCGGGACGACCGCGCTCGCGGGGACGACGTGGAGGGCTTCGTCGAGGCCATCGACGAGCTCCGCGACGCAGACCGACGGGCCGAACTCGGCGCGAACGCCGCCGAACGCAGCGAGTCGTTCTCGCTTTCGGCGATCGCCGAGCGGTATCAGTCGCTGTACGCGGATCTGGCGTAG